The genomic stretch tgacgatgtaaggcattgtttcaaatccctaAATACTAgagatataaggaagataatccctagcCACCCTCCTTTAACCCTAGAAGTAAGAGTTTCTTTTCTATACAAAAACACCCTTAATCTTAACTAGGGGCAGGGTAGTCTTCAGTTAGTTTAACCATGTGTTCAAATTTTAAAAAGGAAATATCCCATATGAGGATCAACCACATCTTATCCCTCATACGAGGTCAAAAATAACAAGTCCATAATGGTTGTCCTTCACCAACAAAAGGAGCAAGGTAGTCACAACCCTTTCAGCAATTCAAACAAACAAATGTCACACGATTTGTTcaaaaaaaagaatgaaataaaaccaatcaaaaaagaaaaaaaaaaccgCTAAGTCGAAAGCTTGAAAACAAGTCAGACAAAAATTAGGGCATCCTGATGGACTGCAGACTCAAAAGATCGATCTAGGAAAAAGTCAAGGAAAACAAAAGTAAAAAAGAGAGGATCAAAAGCAAAAATACTCAGCAAGAGCAAATTCGCGTGGCTACAAGCAAAACAAACAAAAGATGGGTGATTGCCACTCACTACTAGAAAAACTGTTTTTAGCGTCGGCCATTTACAGACGCTAACGGTGAAAAAACAGACACTAATATGTGGTTAGCGTCGGTTTAGCGTCGGTGTCGGGCCTTGAATAAAAGATGCGAAGCTACTGTGTAACGTCGGCTAAAGATACACCGACGCTATGTAGCCTCGGGGTGACGGAGGCTAAAGCGGACACTAATGGAACCGACGCTATGTTGTTTCAAAACCATGAAAAGTCAATATTATGTTTAGCGTTGGCCGGTCCGACtctaaagtcaacaaaaaaaGTCAACAGATAGCGTCCGTGTCACCGACACTAAAGTCAACATAGAAAAGTCTATACTAATATTTAGCCTTGCATAAAGCGGACACTAATGGAACCGACGCTATGTTGTTTCAAAACCATGAAAAGTCAATATTATGTTTAGCGTTGGCCGGTCCGACtctaaagtcaacaaaaaaaGTCAACAGATAGCGTCCGTGTCACCGACACTAAAGTCAACATAGAAAAGTCTATACTAATATTTAGCCTTGCATACACCGACTCTAAAGTCAACAAAAAAGGACAATAACGGGTTGCAACATGACAACCTCACTCGAACAAATTTTTTCAATCCATAATATCATATTTATGGTAAAACATTTGGAAACAATTTTAAACATTCGTGAAAGTAACTACAAAAGTTCTACCCACATTAACTTTCAAAAAACATACACAAAAAGTAATCACATCCGAGATTAATTCGTTCTACTAAAAGTACAAGATCAATCTTCATCTAATGATTGATCATCCAAATCGTCATCATAATGATGAGAATGTGATACAAAAGTTGAAGTGTCAAATTTCTTCATCATAAATTCCTTCCAAGCATTCATCTCCCTCTCCATCCTTTGTGCAGTCTCGGTAGCAGCTTTTGCAGCCTCGGTAGCAGCTCGCATTGCTTCGTTAGCCTCTTGTAATTGGGTCGTTGCAGCCTCGGCAATTTGTTCAGCTCTAATTCTAGCTGCTCTTTCAGCTTCTAATGACATCCCAAACATAGAGTGTTGAGGAGTTTGAGATTGTTGGGTAAAACTTTTTGATCCACGTTTTAGATTAATAGCTAAATCTGCAGCGCCATAAACCCGACCACGGTTACGGCCCCCAGCAGCCTCTGTCCATAGCTGATTTACACGCTCTCCATCTAACACCTGAACAACCTCTCCATTCCCTTCTTCAGTTGGCTGAAGTTCTGCATCAAACTTCTCTTTAAAAGTCTTCTGCATAACAAAACATTATAATGCTAAGTTAGTGCTCTGTTAAGAATTTAGAGATGAAGATGGGCTATTAAATAGGATGGTTATAATGCCATTGTGTCACAAACTTTAAACACTACATTAACATAGAACGTATACATTACTTTTCAAGTTCAAGCATGTTCATCAGTCCCAAATAAAGGCGGGCTTTGAGTGAAGTGGCATGATAAATCCGGGATTTATGGTCACCACGTAACAAAGGAGCACTCACGTTAACCAACTTGAGTAACTAACGCAGTTGCTCTTTTGATTATACGAGCAACCATGAGTCCTCGTCCCCAGAAAATCTCCCAACAACCAATAAACAAGTATTATTATAAATATTACTAAATAGTCCTTGTTCCCGAAAAAGAAGCCCTTTTTGAGCAGGGCCCAAAAATCCAATGTTATAACAAAGacttaaaagaagaaaaatggatTGAAACTGACAAAATGAACATTGAACCCATGGAATGGTTTTCCGCTTAAAAGCTAAAACAACATAATATTGATTCTATGCTTCTTTTGGAACATTGCTAACCACTACAAAAACTGCAAGCATGAATAATATCAAAATCTGAAGCCTTAAAAACGTTATAACCAAAagataacaaaataaaaaataaaaactacAGTTAAAGATCCAAACGAAGAATGAAATATATAATGAATAAAAACTGGGAGAAAAGCTAGATAGTTCAGTCCCTTAGATGTTCAATAATGTCTGCAATCATACCCACAAATAATTATTGATCTACAGACTCGTCGCACTTAAAACAAGCAAAATTGCATTTTCTCAATTGTCACAAAAACGCAAACCCGTCAATTAAAAAATGTTAGAAGTAATTCAATAAAATGCCAACAGTAATAACCATCCTATTTAATATTCAAATAAGTGTGACAATAATGCATAATCAATTAACAGTAGGTTTTCATAAATCATGAATCAAATCAATTTGCACCACAAGATTGCTAGCATTTTCATGTGACTGAACCAATTAAGCTAGTTTCCATTTGATCAAAATCGACTTAGTAAACTCATGCATCTAGAAGGTAATATATGTGACAGAATTTCATTTTCAATGGAATCGATTCCCTAGCAGAATTCAACTTGTCCAAACATCTAACAAATTAACTCTAACCGAATTAACATTCCAACTGTCATCTAACAGAAGTTATAATTAATTGCATTTTAACAACTCTTTCCTAACTTCACTCACAGTGTAACAACCAAAcaaaaaaactaataaaaaatatTACTAACTATGCTCCTTGTTGATTAATAGAACGAATTATCACAAAAGTTAGAGTTAGTTTACATGGATAGAGTTAGCAGTTTTGAAACTCTATTAGAATTATATACCAACCTTAATTGGACTGCAAGTAAAAAAAATAGTTCGAATTAGTGGTTAGCATATGGTTAATTGAATGTTTGATTTCTGTTAGTGTTAGGAGTTTTTTTTTGCAGAGGTGCAAGCATTTTGAAATTGGTGGTGATAAGAAGGGAAAGGGAACATCTCTGTTTTAGGTGGTGGATTAGAATTTTACAGTATAACTGTGTTTTTCTATTGTTCAAATCCCTGTCTTTTTGATTTTGCAGTTGTTGTTTGAGATTTTTGTTCGGATATTTCTAATGGATTTATTACTTTTCTTAAATTTATGCCATTTGCCTGTTTTTTCGttttattttactgttatatTGTTTAATTGGAAGCCTAGTTTATCATTAGTTTTATTATGCTCTCACCAAATCATCTCTCTTTAATTAATGGATGTTGTATTATGAAAAACCAGTAACATAATGTGTATATGGAATCGTATGATGTACTATTCATTTTCATTCAGATAAATAGTTGGATATATTAAAAGGTGTTCTAATGAGTAATCACACTTCTGTTTTTGACTTGAATCAATGATATCTATACTTGTTGCAGCAAATATTTGTTAGTGTTAGGACTGCAAGTAAAACTGATATCTATACTTGTTGCAGCAAATATTTGTTAGTGTTAGGACTGTTAGTGTTAGGACTGCAAGTAAAACAAATATCAAACAGCACAGCAAACTGATTGCAGGAATTTAAAACTGATAGTTAAACATAGGACTTGTGCTATTATATCTAACTTACATTAGACTATAAAAATGGATAACTAGATCCTTTTTGGAGAGTTTAATTTGAATAAGTCTGCTTCTGAAAGCATGGATGCAAATATTGATGCAGTAAAATTTACGAGAACTTACATAAGTAGATGCAGCACGACTGTCAACCCATTCACCATTTTTCCTCTTGTGTGTTTTTAAAAATAACTCATCGGGACGCAGATCCCTTTGAAGTTCACGTGACtacaaaaatcaaataatccaaTAATCAATACAGAATACGAGTAAAACTGTCAAGATATAAAGAATcttcataataataataatttgttaGGATTTTATTACTTACAAGTTGAAGTGCAACATCAATATGAGCCTTACGACCTGTGGTGTGGACTGCTCCGCCTCTTGCGGAAGCTCGATTGGTCTTGTTTTGAGAAGACACAGCCAAAAACTCGGTCTTTTTCCAATAAGTTTGAAGTTCAACCCAAGCATCATCACCAATCCATGAAGGTCGAGTCCCTTTTCTCCTCGCCTTCCCCAACATGTCGTTTAATCgttttcttccttttttttcaAATGCACTATAGACAAATGCATGATCGAAAGGATCCCACGAAACCTTCTcctaaaaataattaaaatcacaTAATTAATATTAATAACCAATTAGTTacttttttaaatataatttgaTCAACTTAAGTGACAAAAGTCAATAAATACTTACTCCAAACAACTTAAACCAATCAGCTTTCGTATCAGGATCGAGTGCAGACCAATGATGTATAGGTTTATAAAATTGTTTGCGTATCGCATAATTAATGGCACCAGCAACTTCTTTGGCAGGAACTAGCCTACAAAATACAATAATAAAACTACTAAATTATTAAGAATCATATGGATAGTAATATTCTCAACTTTCTTAACAGGTTATATATATTTTAGACAAAATACAATA from Lathyrus oleraceus cultivar Zhongwan6 chromosome 7, CAAS_Psat_ZW6_1.0, whole genome shotgun sequence encodes the following:
- the LOC127104604 gene encoding uncharacterized protein LOC127104604; protein product: MTKRGGKAKVLAPGKLQEERNRIINKKHIVRKPAQTTLSMQDASSAPTPAQAAPSMQVASSMPTSASKKSSVQAASSMPTPAQEASSVQVASSMPTSASKKSCVQAASLMPTPAQAASSVQAASSMPTPAQAASSVQAASSMPTPAPTVVPVHATTSEKFSFMPTPTLSHQTMAGPQSINLQTMASPSNLAEEEDVDADEDEAVGQETITPLVPTIDENGKVIIKPSGTGLVPAKEVAGAINYAIRKQFYKPIHHWSALDPDTKADWFKLFGEKVSWDPFDHAFVYSAFEKKGRKRLNDMLGKARRKGTRPSWIGDDAWVELQTYWKKTEFLAVSSQNKTNRASARGGAVHTTGRKAHIDVALQLSRELQRDLRPDELFLKTHKRKNGEWVDSRAASTYFAVLFDICFTCSPNTNSPNTNKYLLQQKTFKEKFDAELQPTEEGNGEVVQVLDGERVNQLWTEAAGGRNRGRVYGAADLAINLKRGSKSFTQQSQTPQHSMFGMSLEAERAARIRAEQIAEAATTQLQEANEAMRAATEAAKAATETAQRMEREMNAWKEFMMKKFDTSTFVSHSHHYDDDLDDQSLDED